A stretch of Arthrobacter sp. NEB 688 DNA encodes these proteins:
- a CDS encoding 8-amino-7-oxononanoate synthase: MSSPLDWIRDAADARAAVGLTRRLVTTKARDVLDLAGNDYLGLRHHPAVVAGAVAAVETYGTGAGASRLVTGTLDVHEELEAALTATTGAPSALVLSSGYTANLSVLTTLADAGTLVVSDEHAHASLIDGCRLARAAVTVSRHNDLEHVAELLARRDTPRAVVVAESVYSVLGDAAPVEDLVALTAEAGALLVIDEAHALGVVGPGGAGLVAASGSMGAEHVVVTTTLSKSLASQGGAVLAAPEVREHLVNTARPFVYDTGLAPAAAGAALAALEVLRDHPELPARLHANAARLAAALGIEAPTGAVMSVPMPGPHETVEAVEAALALGVRVGAFRPPSTPDGSSRLRITAHAHHTAHDLDRAADVLTELVPGRAA, from the coding sequence ATGAGCAGCCCGCTGGACTGGATCAGGGACGCCGCCGACGCTCGCGCCGCGGTGGGGCTGACCCGCCGCCTCGTGACGACCAAGGCGCGTGACGTCCTCGACCTCGCGGGCAACGACTACCTCGGCCTGCGGCACCACCCGGCCGTCGTCGCCGGCGCCGTCGCCGCCGTCGAGACCTACGGCACGGGGGCCGGCGCGTCCCGCCTCGTCACCGGCACCCTCGACGTCCACGAGGAGCTCGAGGCCGCCCTCACCGCGACGACCGGCGCCCCCTCGGCGCTCGTGCTCTCCAGCGGCTACACCGCCAACCTGTCGGTCCTCACGACCCTCGCCGACGCCGGCACCCTCGTCGTCAGCGACGAGCACGCGCACGCCTCGCTCATCGACGGGTGCCGGCTCGCCCGCGCGGCCGTCACCGTCTCGCGGCACAACGACCTCGAGCACGTCGCCGAGCTCCTCGCCCGCCGCGACACCCCGCGCGCCGTCGTCGTCGCCGAGTCGGTCTACTCGGTCCTCGGCGACGCCGCACCCGTCGAGGACCTCGTCGCGCTGACCGCCGAGGCCGGGGCCCTGCTCGTCATCGACGAGGCGCACGCGCTCGGGGTCGTCGGCCCGGGCGGGGCCGGCCTCGTCGCGGCCTCCGGGTCGATGGGCGCCGAGCACGTCGTCGTGACGACCACGCTCTCGAAGTCGCTGGCCTCGCAGGGCGGCGCCGTCCTCGCCGCGCCCGAGGTCCGCGAGCACCTCGTCAACACCGCCCGGCCCTTCGTCTACGACACGGGCCTCGCCCCCGCGGCCGCCGGCGCCGCGCTGGCCGCCCTCGAGGTCCTGCGCGACCACCCCGAGCTCCCGGCCCGGCTGCACGCCAACGCCGCCCGCCTCGCCGCGGCGCTCGGCATCGAGGCGCCGACCGGGGCCGTCATGTCCGTCCCGATGCCCGGCCCCCACGAGACGGTCGAGGCCGTCGAGGCCGCCCTGGCCCTCGGCGTGCGCGTCGGCGCGTTCCGTCCGCCGTCGACCCCCGACGGCTCCTCGCGGCTGCGCATCACGGCCCACGCGCACCACACGGCCCACGACCTCGACCGGGCAGCCGACGTCCTCACCGAGCTCGTCCCGGGGCGCGCGGCATGA
- the bioD gene encoding dethiobiotin synthase — protein MSDPRALPSVVVVTGTGTGVGKTVATAALAALVRGRGSEVQVVKPTQTGVGPGDPGDVDEVRRLVGDDLVTHELLRLRDPLSPEAAARREGVTLPPVAVHARRIGELATQSHVTLVEGAGGLLVRLDSRGGTLADLGAALRYKGVSCGVVLVASPGLGVLSTAALTAEALAARSLPLIGVVVGAWPTDPGLAETENLVDLPRVTGAPLWGCIPDGVGSMDAAAFSAAAPGWFDIS, from the coding sequence ATGAGCGACCCGCGTGCGCTGCCCTCCGTCGTCGTGGTCACGGGCACCGGCACCGGGGTGGGCAAGACCGTCGCCACCGCAGCCCTCGCCGCGCTCGTGCGGGGCCGTGGCTCCGAGGTACAGGTCGTCAAGCCGACGCAGACCGGCGTCGGGCCGGGCGACCCCGGCGACGTCGACGAGGTCCGGCGTCTCGTCGGTGACGACCTCGTGACGCACGAGCTGCTCCGGCTGCGCGACCCCCTGTCGCCCGAGGCCGCGGCGCGGCGCGAGGGTGTGACTCTGCCGCCGGTCGCCGTGCACGCCAGGCGGATCGGTGAGCTCGCGACCCAGTCGCACGTCACCCTCGTCGAGGGAGCCGGGGGCCTGCTCGTGCGGCTCGACTCGCGCGGCGGCACGCTGGCCGACCTCGGGGCCGCCCTGCGCTACAAGGGCGTCTCGTGCGGGGTCGTGCTCGTCGCGTCGCCGGGCCTCGGGGTGCTGAGCACCGCCGCGCTGACCGCCGAGGCGCTGGCCGCCCGCTCGCTCCCCCTCATCGGCGTCGTCGTCGGCGCGTGGCCCACCGACCCCGGGCTCGCCGAGACCGAGAACCTCGTCGACCTCCCGCGCGTCACCGGGGCACCGCTGTGGGGGTGCATCCCCGACGGCGTGGGGTCGATGGACGCCGCCGCCTTCTCCGCGGCCGCGCCGGGCTGGTTCGACATCTCCTGA